From one Montipora capricornis isolate CH-2021 chromosome 10, ASM3666992v2, whole genome shotgun sequence genomic stretch:
- the LOC138018442 gene encoding uncharacterized protein gives MSNLLENNQTMPHQISPKDIPPVGENSGSEEDEPVPPVIFENLSSSDDDAENMEDEEEVNLGYVELAQDEGDSEQATNLWSSQEEQVSAVDNELPFSVTAGNKSVRCDDTEMKQEQVDLIRQVMTGITLPSSSMPDWAKVIPEENWKASLVSSITNRSAPLPDRENTY, from the exons ATGTCCAATTTATTGGAAAATAATCAAACAATGCCCCACCAAATTTCTCCCAAGGATATTCCTCCTGTGGGAGAAAACTCAGGCTCTGAAGAAGACGAGCCAGTGCCACCTGTAATCTTTGAAAATTTGTCGAGTAGTGACGACGATGCAGAAAACATGGAGGACGAGGAAGAAGTGAACCTTGGATATGTGGAGCTTGCTCAAGATGAAGGGGACAGTGAACAAGCTACGAATCTGTGGTCATCGCAG GAAGAGCAAGTCTCAGCAGTTGACAACGAATTGCCATTTAGTGTTACAGCAGGCAACAAGTCTGTCAGATGTGATGACACAGAGATGAAGCAAG AACAAGTAGATCTCATCAGACAGGTCATGACAGGCATAACACTTCCCTCATCGTCCATGCCAGATTGGGCtaaagtcataccagaagaaaATTGGAAAGCCTCCTTAGTTTCAAGTATTACAAACAGATCTGCACCACTACCAGACAGAGAAAATACATACTAA
- the LOC138020942 gene encoding uncharacterized protein encodes MMMTVTLKGSTVVVEVWDDDDGHIVGALHDFVDKYTLPLNKARYVYPDSKSSIETTEKLCGKRSCLTVNVTLYCGPKYLVPDCRAYCVSRNDSLGHYDCNYTSGNKQCHEGWYDPLTNCVKFCTPTNDSTGHYNCDRNSGEKLCMHGWTGDNCTKPLATTWPSTLIGSSATAKADDPVKVEGQVVARAYYIRHHKKTASLERLEEEEGLFRLPYKNIVSNRAQDSTPNNGILVSSTTLPKVDATSSLSLSLSTSKAPYSSSPSSSSSSSSSSSSSSSSSLSASALAVTSSLSPSPSPSSQSLSLLRSPMRSLLISSCTFPYHQLSEHATVPADGSSLSPIPTTVYHADGIEIEINYSRKVRSE; translated from the exons atgatgatgacagtgactCTGAAG GGAAGCACTGTGGTTGTGGAAGTTTGGGATGATGATGACGGCCATATCGTAGGTGCCTTACACGATTTTGTGGACAAGTATACTTTGCCGTTAAATAAAGCGAGATATGTTTATCCGGATTCAAAGTCTTCTATAGAAACTACAGAGAAACTATGTGGCAAAAGATCGTGCCTGACCGTAAACGTCACGCTATACTGTGGACCAAAGTATTTGGTACCAGATTGCCGTGCTTATTGTGTGTCACGCAATGACAGTCTTGGTCACTACGACTGCAACTATACTTCTGGAAACAAACAATGTCATGAGGGTTGGTACGATCCTTTGACAAACTGTGTTAAGTTTTGCACTCCCACAAATGACTCCACAGGGCATTACAACTGTGATCGTAACAGCGGCGAAAAGTTGTGTATGCATGGATGGACTGGAGATAATTGCACGAAGC CTCTTGCAACAACTTGGCCTTCGACTTTGATTGGGTCATCGGCTACTGCAAAAGCCGACGACCCTGTTAAGGTCGAGGGCCAAGTTGTGGCAAGGGCTTATTATATCAGACACCATAAAAAGACCGCTTCTTTGGAAAGGTTAGAGGAAGAAGAG GGTCTCTTCCGGCTTCCTTATAAGAACATTGTCAGTAACAGAGCCCAAGACTCCACTCCAAACAATGGTATACTCGTCTCATCCACAACGCTTCCAAAAGTCGACGCTACATCGTccttgtcattgtcattgtcaacaTCAAAAGCTCCGTATTCATCttcgccatcatcatcatcatcatcatcatcatcatcatcatcatcatcatcatcatcattatcagcaTCAGCCCTCGCGGTAACGTCTTCTTTATCGCCATCACCATCCCCGTCATCACAGTCCCTTTCACTTTTACGTTCGCCCATGAGATCATTGCTGATTTCCTCCTGCACTTTCCCTTATCATCAATTGTCCGAACATGCTACTGTGCCTGCCGATGGATCCTCCTTGTCACCAATTCCCACCACTGTGTACCATGCagatgggatagaaatcgagatCAATTATTCAAGAAAGGTAAGGTCGGAGTGA
- the LOC138020943 gene encoding loricrin-like encodes MVVTVIRIGHNSCGGHGGRGDHSSCVGRSGHSSCGDHSSCGGLGGHSGRSGHSSCGGDGGHRSCGGYGGYSGRSGHSSCGGHVGHSSCGGHVDHSCRGGHSSCGGYGGDSDRIGHGGHSSCGGHSGHSSCGDHVDHSGRGGHGGHSSYGCYGGDSDRIGHNSCGGHGGRGDHSSCGSRSGHSSCGGRSGLGGHSGRSGHSSCGGRGGHGGDSGRGGYRGDSERIGHNSCGGHGGRGGGSGHSSCGCNRGDSGRSCHSGRSGHSSCGGRGGHGGHSGRGGHGSCGGYGCHSGRGGRSSCGGHSSCGDKSGRGKTTLPAASTFFDLRSSKEMGESAQLRLVKPIFLIFAHDQSP; translated from the coding sequence ATGGTGGTGACTGTGattcgtattggtcacaatagctgtggtggtcatggtggtcggggtgatcacagtagttgtgttggtcgtagtggtcacagtagctGTGGTgatcacagtagttgtggtggtcttggtggtcacagtggtcgtagtggtcacagtagttgtggtggtgaTGGTGGTCACAggagttgtggtggttatggtggttacagtggtcgtagtggtcacagtagttgtggtggtcatgtgggtcacagtagttgtggtggtcatgttGATCACAGttgtcgtggtggtcacagtagttgtggtggttatggtggtgacagtgatcgtattggtcatggtggtcacagtagttgtggtggtcatagtggtcacagtagttgtggtgatcATGTTgatcacagtggtcgtggtggtcatggtggtcatagTAGTTATGGttgttatggtggtgacagtgatcgtattggtcacaatagctgtggtggtcatggtggtcgtggtgatcacagtagttgtggtagtcgtagtggtcacagtagttgtggtggtcgcaGTGGtcttggtggtcacagtggtcgtagtggtcacagtagttgtggtggtcgtggtggtcatggtggtgacagtggtcgtggtggttaTCGTGGTGACAGTGAgcgtattggtcacaatagctgtggtggtcatggtggtcgtggtggtggtagtggtcacagtagttgtggttgTAATCGTGGTGACAGTGGTCGTagttgtcacagtggtcgtagtggtcacagtagttgtggtggtcgtggtggtcatggtggtcacagtggtcgtggtggtcacggtagttgtggtggttatggttgtcacagtggtcgtggcgGTCGCAGTAGTTgcggtggtcacagtagttgtggtgataagtcgggaagaggaaagacgactctgccagccgcctcgacattctttgatttgcgctcatccaaagaaatgggtGAGTCAGCCCAGTTGCGACTTGTCAAAccgatttttttaatttttgcgcatgatcaatctcCATGA
- the LOC138018439 gene encoding WD repeat and SOCS box-containing protein 1-like, translated as MGNRLTFTRSRTKVDKSSDLILPCRPIQPLRDINHGATSSNFPRIIAQLLHNRSSRSNIGLGDELEEEIHCCTFSPDDESLLVTCSTPCGPSFRSDEGRGHFRVFDIKSGSCRKEILTHNSQECDISADGDLITFITNSGRGEVALVKRSRDSRSGIEERVDKFQPSCTGITGQTLCSKFSPDGTHIASASSLDFHSIRETNELRLWNVKSMQTVKRIVLRDVTDFCGFVTSCEFSPDGQYIAVTTSQEQLCILKSKNFDIVSVLRKRCRGNRCWCVFNPRRKCEVLACCLQDGRVEIWKKLDYPNSCEVKYICEKERKVSSLRRLYSCRYSPDGLMLTVGTSDANILVLDSDSLDTLFCLDCKSESIPDSFRPRVLNATVHCIAFSKSQQYLAAGYSDGLVRIWAMPIQFDLKHLCRVVILHNVPASKIGSLPIPSSIKAYILNR; from the coding sequence ATGGGAAACAGGTTGACTTTCACGAGGTCACGCACCAAAGTTGATAAATCCTCGGATTTGATTCTTCCCTGTCGCCCGATCCAACCTTTGAGAGATATCAACCATGGGGCTACGAGTTCTAATTTTCCTCGGATTATCGCCCAACTGCTTCATAATCGCAGTTCGAGATCAAACATTGGATTGGGTGACGAGTTAGAGGAAGAGATCCACTGCTGTACATTTTCTCCAGACGACGAATCACTCCTTGTAACTTGCTCGACACCTTGCGGACCGAGCTTTAGATCTGACGAAGGTCGCGGCCATTTTAGAGTGTTTGACATCAAATCAGGCTCTTGTAGGAAGGAAATTCTCACTCATAACTCCCAAGAGTGCGATATTTCAGCGGACGGCGACCTTATCACCTTTATCACTAACTCTGGAAGAGGAGAAGTGGCTCTGGTTAAACGAAGCCGTGATTCTAGAAGCGGTATTGAAGAAAGAGTCGACAAATTTCAGCCCAGTTGTACTGGAATAACAGGACAAACTCTCTGTTCTAAGTTTTCACCAGATGGTACGCACATAGCGAGCGCCTCGTCGTTAGATTTCCACAGCATCAGAGAAACCAATGAGTTGCGATTATGGAATGTGAAGTCCATGCAGACAGTGAAGAGGATCGTCTTGCGCGATGTAACAGATTTTTGTGGCTTTGTCACAAGTTGTGAGTTTTCTCCCGATGGTCAGTATATCGCTGTTACTACTTCCCAGGAACAACTGTGTATCCTGAAGAGCAAGAATTTCGACATCGTCTCCGTTTTGAGAAAGCGATGTCGAGGAAATAGATGCTGGTGTGTTTTCAACCCAAGACGGAAATGCGAAGTGCTGGCTTGTTGTTTACAGGACGGACGCGTAGAGATCTGGAAAAAACTTGATTATCCGAACAGTTGTGAAGTAAAGTACATTTGTGAAAAAGAACGCAAAGTGTCTTCTTTAAGGCGACTTTATTCTTGTAGGTATTCCCCTGATGGTCTGATGCTCACTGTGGGAACATCTGATGCAAATATTCTTGTCTTGGATTCTGACTCGCTGGACACCTTATTTTGCCTTGACTGCAAATCAGAATCAATTCCAGATTCTTTTAGACCAAGAGTGCTAAATGCTACGGTCCACTGTATTGCATTCTCAAAATCACAGCAATACCTTGCTGCAGGCTACAGTGATGGACTGGTGAGGATTTGGGCTATGCCTATCCAGTTTGATTTGAAGCATTTATGCCGAGTGGTCATCTTACACAATGTCCCAGCTAGTAAAATTGGTTCCCTTCCGATCCCCAGTAGTATTAAGGCATACATTCTAAACAGGTGA
- the LOC138018440 gene encoding large ribosomal subunit protein mL38-like, with protein MAANIAKNLCVLSCLKRVISLSLDRRSLILRSSRFCTEALKTETINQPTKRREYRKMKAKIYRENKQDSSLERAARNNMLLVPLETIRKEWMAKSEVSTLAKLARHYEIFEHMFQKKEFTPTVGLSVTFEEKYQVHYGNFLTPSQATHEPKVSYQCPEDNSHWTLVLANPDGNFLEKGKEVLHWMIGNIPGSRISEGQVLCEYLSPAPMQGTGFHRFVFCLIKQNGELDFSHNVIANRRDITSRTFSLAEFLSKHCDDLTPAGLCFFQASWDKSVTQTYLETLGITEPAYTEKEFVTPTKARKILIKNWFESKYRNM; from the exons atggcggccaacaTAGCAAAAAATTTGTGCGTTTTGAGTTGTTTAAAACGTGTTATTTCTTTGTCTCTTGACAGGAGAAGTCTCATTTTAAGAAGCAGTAGGTTCTGCACCGAAG ctTTAAAGACGGAGACAATAAATCAGCCAACAAAAAGGAGAGAATACagaaaaatgaaagctaaaatctacAGAGAAAACAAGCAAGATTCAAGTTTGGAAAGAGCAGCAAGAAATAATATGT TACTTGTACCATTAGAGACAATAAGGAAGGAATGGATGGCAAAAAGTGAAGTCTCGACATTGGCAAAACTAGCCAGGCACTATGAAATCTTTGAGCACATGTTTCAAAAGAAGGAATTTACACCAACAGTGGGTTTGTCAGTAACATTTGAAGAAAAGTATCAAGTTCACTATGGCAACTTCTTAACACCATCTCAG GCAACTCATGAACCAAAAGTTAGTTATCAATGCCCTGAGGACAACAGCCACTGGACACTTGTTCTGGCTAATCCAG ATGGCAACTTTTTGGAAAAGGGGAAAGAAGTTTTACATTGGATGAT TGGCAATATCCCAGGATCCAGGATATCAGAGGGGCAGGTCCTTTGTGAATATCTTTCTCCTGCCCCAATGCAAGGAACGGGGTTTCACagatttgtgttttgtttgattaaACAAAACGGTGAACTGGATTTCAGTCACAACGTCATTGCGAACCGAAG AGATATAACCAGTCGCACCTTCTCCTTGGCAGAGTTTCTGTCCAAACACTGTGATGATCTAACTCCTGCTGGCTTGTGTTTTTTCCAAGCTTCTTGGGACAAGAGTGTTACTCAAACTTACTTGGAAACATTGG GGATCACCGAGCCAGCCTACACGGAAAAAGAGTTTGTGACACCCACCAAGGCCAGGAAAATACTAATAAAGAATTGGTTTGAGAGCAAATACAGGAATATGTGA